A genome region from Streptomyces xanthophaeus includes the following:
- a CDS encoding TerD family protein, giving the protein MTVNMTKGQAISLQKADGGTLTAVRMGLGWQAAKRRGLFGSRTREIDLDASAVLFADKQPVDVVFFRHLQSDDGSVRHTGDNLVGGVGQGGDDEAILVDLQRVPVHIDQIVFTVNSFTGQTFQEVQNAFCRIVDETNGQELARYTLDGGGQYTAQIMAKVSRSGAGWQMTALGNPANGRTFQDLMPAILPHL; this is encoded by the coding sequence GTGACGGTCAACATGACCAAGGGTCAGGCCATCAGTCTGCAGAAGGCGGACGGAGGCACGCTGACCGCGGTCCGTATGGGCCTCGGCTGGCAGGCGGCGAAGCGCCGCGGACTGTTCGGCTCGCGGACCCGGGAGATCGACCTCGACGCCTCGGCGGTGCTCTTCGCCGACAAGCAGCCCGTCGACGTGGTCTTCTTCCGGCACCTGCAGAGCGACGACGGCTCGGTGCGCCACACCGGTGACAACCTCGTCGGCGGCGTCGGTCAGGGCGGGGACGACGAGGCGATCCTCGTCGACCTCCAGCGCGTGCCGGTGCACATCGACCAGATCGTCTTCACGGTGAACTCCTTCACCGGCCAGACGTTCCAGGAAGTGCAGAACGCGTTCTGCCGCATCGTCGACGAGACCAACGGCCAGGAGCTGGCCCGCTACACCCTCGACGGCGGCGGTCAGTACACCGCGCAGATCATGGCCAAGGTGTCCCGCTCGGGTGCCGGCTGGCAGATGACGGCCCTCGGGAACCCGGCCAACGGCCGCACCTTCCAGGACCTCATGCCGGCGATCCTGCCGCACCTGTAG